The Neurospora crassa OR74A linkage group IV, whole genome shotgun sequence genome has a segment encoding these proteins:
- a CDS encoding N-acetylated-alpha-linked acidic dipeptidase 2: MAPDKSQFRYEPAPPIPTYDEAIASGAGSHTVFEAPHSPLDATDHTEGHSLLGGTASSSSTHDRTRPPRGYQPPTVETDDEGESWGSSDDDSDSEADHVRREMQEMEIDDSNHRSQSIWGKRIARFSLPRWKWGWRLPQLSLPRFRRHDANASLESATTPAANGNTNNSNNEEQPSSGSRFAFPTFGSTALFLLVGRLLALFLLLGFVYLIFVSDVFGNMSRRLGSGMFNPNDIRQYLESNISSNQIKDNLQHFTSYSHLAGTEGDYALMEDIELLFRKYGLEDVSRDTYHVYLNYPKADGRAVEIIDDKADNGKGKAIWSAKLEENDRASGLTGHQTWAFHGHSKTGDVRGRLIYANYGSREDFQRIKDLGIQTAGAIALVRYYGPHADRALKVKAAELAGFAGCLIYSDPFDDGFKKGDTAPKGPFMPADGVQRGSVSLMSWVVGDVLTPGWGSRENMPRMKKEQTKGLVKIPSLPLSWRDAKVLLQHLKGKGQRVPEDWVGGVPDVDEWWTGDHENSPIVRLKNEQDENEKQAIWNVYGSILGIEQEEKKVIIGNHRDAWTLGAADPHSGTAIMLELARVFGELLRMGWRPLRTIQFMSWDAEEYNLIGSTEFVEQNDDMLRKDALAYINLDTAVTGNTLHVAGSPVFKGLLMQILDIVRDPYENATLKELWERRNANDLEGLGAGSDYVAFQDIVGTSSIDLHFDGKGHPCHSSYDTFEWMEQVGDPDFVHHTMLGQVVALLLYELTDRPVLPFDMAHYAEKIRDWTGEIVRWVEDQAKNAKKDAVPKELTASLNSMIKASDEVMEAVRRFVAWEHEWQSSVIASGGWEPSGWGRKRCEFNSKMAWFETDLLDPEGIPNRTQFKHVLFGPQLWSGYDEAYFPSIRDTVDSGDWGLANRTIAKVAGIIKRAAANLAEGTLGG; this comes from the exons ATGGCGCCGGATAAGAGCCAGTTCCGCTACGAGCCCGCACCccccatacctacctacgacGAGGCCATCGCTTCCGGCGCCGGCAGCCATACCGTCTTCGAAGCCCCACACTCCCCTCTCGATGCCACAGATCATACAGAAGGTCACTCCCTGCTCGGCGGCACGGCATCATCGTCGAGCACTCATGACCGAACACGTCCACCGCGCGGCTACCAGCCACCCACAGTCGAGACAGACGACGAAGGAGAGTCGTGGGGCTCGTCTGACGATGATAGCGATTCCGAGGCCGATCACGTTCGACGCGAGATGCAAGAGATGGAAATAGATGACTCCAACCACCGTTCGCAAAGTATATGGGGCAAGCGCATAGCGCGGTTTTCACTACCACGATGGAAGTGGGGGTGGAGGTTACCACAATTATCTCTACCCCGATTCAGGAGACACGACGCGAACGCCAGTCTGGAATCTGCTACAACGCCAGCCGCCAACGGTAACACGAACAACAGTAATAACGAAGAACAACCAAGCTCTGGAAGTCGATTCGCCTTTCCAACATTCGGCAGCACCGCCCTCTTCCTGCTGGTTGGGCGCCTCCTCGCcctgttccttcttctcggcttTGTTTACTTGATATTCGTCTCCGATGTGTTCGGGAACATGTCGCGCCGCCTCGGCTCGGGCATGTTCAATCCCAACGATATCCGGCAATATTTGGAATCCAACATCAGTTCCAACCAGATCAAGGACAATCTCCAGCATTTCACCTCGTACTCTCACCTGGCTGGTACCGAAGGCGACTACGCCCTGATGGAGGATATCGAGTTGCTCTTCCGTAAATACGGTCTCGAAGACGTTTCGCGCGACACCTATCACGTATATCTCAATTATCCCAAAGCCGATGGACGTGCGGTGGAAATCATCGACGACAAGGCGGACAACGGAAAAGGCAAGGCTATATGGTCTGCGAAGCTGGAGGAGAATGACCGGGCATCTGGGTTGACTGGACACCAGACATGGGCTTTTCACGGTCACTCGAAAACGGGTGATGTTCGCGGCCGGCTCATCTATGCCAACTACGGCTCGCGCGAGGACTTCCAGCGCATCAAGGACCTTGGGATCCAGACTGCTGGCGCCATCGCTCTTGTTCGCTACTACGGCCCCCACGCCGATCGCGCTCTGAAGGTCAAGGCTGCTGAGCTCGCAGGTTTCGCAGGTTGTCTCATCTATTCGGACCCATTCGATGACGGTTTCAAGAAGGGCGACACTGCGCCAAAGGGGCCTTTTATGCCTGCTGATGGAGTCCAGCGTGGCAGCGTCAGTCTCATGTCGTGGGTCGTCGGTGATGTGTTGACACCGGGCTGGGGCAGCAGGGAAAACATGCCAAGAATGAAGAAGGAACAGACCAAGGGACTGGTCAAAatcccctctcttcctctttcctgGCGTGATGCCAAGGTCCTTTTGCAGCAtctcaagggcaagggccAGCGTGTGCCGGAAGACTGGGTGGGCGGTGTTCCTGATGTTGACGAGTGGTGGACAGGCGACCACGAAAACTCGCCCATTGTCCGGCTCAAGAACGAACAAGACGAAAACGAGAAGCAGGCCATATGGAACGTATATGGAAGTATTCTGGGAATTGagcaggaagagaagaaggtcatCATTGGTAACCATCGTGACGCATGGACTTTGGGCGCCGCTGACCCCCATTCGGGTACGGCCATCATGCTCGAGCTCGCCCGCGTCTTTGGCGAGTTGTTGAGAATGGGCTGGCGTCCGCTCAGGACTATCCAGTTTATGTCCTGGGACGCAGAGGAGTACAACCTCATCGGCTCGACCGAATTCGTTGAGCAAAATGATGATATGCTGCGTAAGGACGCGCTGGCGTACATCAACCTCGATACCGCAGTAACGGGTAACACCCTACACGTAGCCGGCTCGCCCGTGTTCAAGGGCCTCCTGATGCAGATTCTCGACATAGTCAGAGATCCCTATGAGAACGCCACGCTAAAAGAGCTCTGGGAGCGCAGAAATGCCAATGACCTCGAGGGCCTCGGCGCGGGCTCGGACTATGTCGCCTTCCAGGACATTGTCGGCACGTCCTCCATTGACCTGCACTTCGATGGCAAGGGCCACCCTTGCCACTCCAGCTACGACACATTCGAGTGGATGGAACAGGTCGGCGACCCGGACTTTGTCCACCACACGATGCTGGGACAGGTTGTTGCTCTTCTCCTGTACGAGCTGACCGATCGTCCCGTCTTGCCGTTTGATATGGCGCACTATGCTGAGAAGATCCGTGACTGGACTGGAGAGATTGTCCGTTGGGTTGAGGATCAGGCCAAGAACGCAAAGAAGGATGCTGTGCCCAAGGAACTTACGGCGTCGCTCAACAGCATGATCAAAGCCAGCGATGAGGTCATGGAAGCCGTGCGTCGGTTCGTGGCATGGGAGCATGAGTGGCAGTCGAGTGTAATCGCGAGCGGTGGATGGGAGCCTTCGGGATGGGGCAGGAAGAGGTGCGAGTTTAATTCGAAGATGGCGTGGTTTGAGACGGATTTGTTGGATCCTGAGGGT ATCCCAAACCGCACCCAATTCAAACACGTCCTCTTCGGCCCTCAACTCTGGTCCGGCTACGACGAAGCCTACTTCCCTTCAATCCGCGACACCGTCGACTCCGGAGACTGGGGTCTGGCCAACCGCACCATCGCCAAGGTTGCCGGCATTATCAAacgggcggcggcgaacTTGGCGGAGGGGACTCTGGGAGGATAG
- a CDS encoding vacuolar protein sorting-associated protein 35, giving the protein MSTPAPPEDQARLLEDALIAVRQQSTLMRKCLDTPGKLMDALKCCSTLVSELRTSSLGPKQYYELYMAVFDALRYLSVHLRENHPVNHLADLYELVQYAGNIIPRLYLMITVGTAYMSIDGAPVKELMKDMMDMSRGVQHPVRGLFLRYYLSGQARDYLPTGDSEGPEGNLQDSINFILTNFVEMNKLWVRLQHQGHSRERDQRTQERKELQLLVGNNIVRLSQLVDLPTYKNGILAPLLEQVVQCRDVLAQEYLLEVITQVFPDEFHLHTLDQFLAAVSRLNPHVNVKGIVIGLMDRLSDYAEREAQNEEGEDRGQLEEEALANLLERVKLVKSAAETEEASAPTPEAPENGEHAETDVGSTDEPLNAEPSVAETEATVTNGDEVEPAKKHRGIPENVPLYEIFFGQVKNLVQAQHLPIQDTIALCVSLTTLALNIYPERLDYVDQILDYAHSKVKEHANSADLHAPPAQQSILALLQAPLKRYVSIFTALALPTYVPLFQSQTYPTRRAVAGEVARHLIKNQTHITTTANLENVLEVLKVLIKEGSQAPSGYPGVVQQRGRALETDETLEEQGWLARLVHLLQAEDNDTQFRLLQMTRKAYAEGNERIRTTTPPLITAGLKLARRYKAREHYDDNWQSQCSALFKFLHSAISTLYTRVNGAGAAELSLRLFCSCGQMADKTEFEEVAYEFFAQAFTVYEEAISDSKAQFQAVCAIASALHRTRNFGKENYDTLITKCAQHASKLLRKPDQCRAVYLASHLWWATPIASNGETEETELYRDGKRVLECLQRALRVADSCMETATSIELFVEILDRYVYYFDQKNESVTTKYLNGLIELIHSNLAGNQQDSASVEASRKHFMQTLEIIRSKEYEGIVLTPK; this is encoded by the exons ATGTCGACCCCCGCGCCGCCTGAGGACCAGGCCCGCCTCCTCGAAGATGCCTTGATCGCCGTGCGCCAGCAAAGCACCCTCATGCGCAAATGTCTCGACACCCCCGGAAAGCTCATGGATGCTCTCAAGTGCTG CTCCACCCTTGTCTCGGAGCTTCGAACCAGCAGTCTGGGCCCCAAACAGTACTACGAGCTCTACATGGCTGTCTTCGATGCTCTCCGGTACCTCTCCGTCCACTTGCGCGAGAATCACCCCGTTAACCACCTCGCCGACCTCTACGAACTCGTTCAGTATGCCGGCAACATCATACCCCGCCTTTACCTCATGATCACGGTCGGCACCGCCTACATGTCCATCGACGGCGCTCCCGTCAAGGAGTTGATGAAGGACATGATGGACATGAGCCGTGGTGTCCAGCACCCTGTTCGCGGTTTGTTTCTGCGCTACTACCTCTCCGGACAGGCACGCGACTATCTCCCGACTGGCGACTCCGAAGGCCCGGAGGGCAACCTGCAGGACTCGATCAACTTCATCCTGACCAATTTCGTTGAGATGAACAAGCTCTGGGTTCGGTTACAACATCAAGGACActcaagagagagagaccAGCGGACACAGGAGAGGAAAGAGCTGCAATTGCTTGTAGGAAACAACATTGTCCGTTTAAGCCAGCTGGTGGATCTGCCGACATACAAAAATGGCATTCTGGCCCCCCTGCTGGAGCAGGTTGTGCAGTGTCGGGATGTCCTGGCGCAGGAATATCTGCTTGAGGTCATCACTCAGGTATTCCCTGACGAGTTCCATCTTCACACCCTCGATCAGTTCCTCGCCGCTGTGTCCAGGTTAAACCCCCACGTTAACGTAAAGGGAATTGTTATTGGCCTGATGGACAGGCTATCCGACTACGCCGAGCGAGAGGCGCAGAATGAAGAAGGCGAGGATAGGGGCCagttggaggaagaagcactCGCGAACCTGCTGGAAAGGGTGAAACTCGTAAAATCGGCTGCGGAAACCGAAGAAGCGAGCGCGCCGACACCCGAAGCCCCTGAAAATGGGGAGCATGCAGAAACTGATGTGGGCTCGACCGATGAGCCTCTGAACGCCGAACCATCAGTAGCAGAGACCGAGGCTACCGTGACAAATGGAGATGAAGTCGAACCAGCCAAGAAGCACAGGGGCATTCCCGAGAACGTGCCCCTATACGAAATCTTTTTCGGGCAGGTCAAGAACCTTGTGCAGGCGCAACATCTTCCGATCCAGGACACCATCGCGCTGTGTGTATCCCTTACGACCCTAGCCCTCAACATCTATCCTGAAAGGCTAGATTATGTCGACCAGATCCTCGACTACGCCCACTCAAAGGTAAAAGAGCACGCCAACAGTGCCGATTTGCATGCGCCACCAGCGCAGCAGAGTATCCTGGCCTTGCTTCAGGCACCTCTCAAGAGGTATGTGTCGATATTTACGGCACTCGCCCTACCTACATACGTTCCTCTGTTCCAATCACAAACCTATCCTACGCGGCGGGCTGTTGCTGGCGAAGTGGCCAGACACCTAATCAAGAACCAAAcccacatcaccaccacggccaacCTCGAGAATGTCCTGGAGGTGCTCAAGGTCCTCATCAAAGAAGGGTCGCAAGCGCCGTCTGGCTACCCCGGTGTCGTGCAGCAGCGCGGCCGTGCCCTGGAGACAGACGAGACTTTGGAGGAACAGGGCTGGCTGGCCCGCCTtgtccacctcctccaggCGGAGGATAACGACACCCAATTCCGCCTCCTGCAGATGACAAGGAAGGCCTACGCCGAGGGCAACGAGCGGATCCGGACCACGACGCCGCCTCTCATCACCGCCGGCCTCAAGCTCGCCCGACGCTACAAGGCTCGCGAGCACTACGACGATAACTGGCAGTCGCAGTGCTCCGCGCTCTTCAAGTTCCTCCACTCGGCCATCTCGACCCTCTACACGCGCGTcaacggcgccggcgccgccgagCTATCCCTGCGCCTCTTTTGCTCGTGCGGTCAGATGGCCGACAAGACCGAGTTCGAGGAGGTGGCGTACGAGTTCTTTGCGCAGGCCTTTACGGTGTATGAGGAGGCGATCAGCGACTCCAAGGCGCAGTTCCAGGCCGTTTGCGCGATTGCCAGCGCTCTGCACCGCACACGCAACTTTGGAAAGGAGAACTACGACACGCTCATCACCAAGTGCGCGCAGCACGCAAGCAAGCTGTTGAGGAAGCCGGATCAGTGCCGGGCTGTCTATCTGGCCAGTCATTTGTGGTGGGCGACTCCTATTGCTAGTAACGGGGAGACCGAGGAGACCGAG CTTTACCGAGACGGCAAGCGTGTTCTCGAATGCCTGCAGCGTGCCCTTCGTGTTGCAGATTCGTGCATGGAGACTGCCACCTCCATTGAGTTGTTTGTCGAAATCTTGGACAGATACGTGTACTACTTTGACCAAAAGAATGAATCG GTTACTACAAAGTACCTCAACGGCCTTATCGAGCTTATACACTCCAACCTGGCCGGTAACCAGCAAGACTCGGCCTCGGTCGAGGCCAGCCGGAAGCACTTTATGCAGACCTTGGAGATTATCAGGAGCAAGGAGTACGAGGGCATCGTGCTTACTCCCAAGTAA
- a CDS encoding P-type ATPase: MRSFTRSTADEGGGASVDNASFEKGLSIFSKTGILAPLRKTGTSATTLTRTIKASTQQLYRRYVLELIFQEKELPPSKHGRHIPLRPHHDKPLIDERRGSAYIPNTIRTSRYTIYDFIPKQLFFQFSRLANFYFLCVGVPQTIPGVSTTGNFTTIIPLLFFVFLTIVKEGYDDWKRHRLDKVENARSATVLRPTGHVDSRQDWRTGFGLRRTKDKDTVAVQEVIPDSEYQWHATQWKDLKVGDVIKLSRDEDVPADIVLLYADGENSMAYIETMALDGETNLKNKQVSKALQRCNTIQGIANCQAEFVVEDPNPDLYRFDGRVTVDGETLPLTLNEVVYRGCTLRNTTCAIGMVINTGEECKLRRNADRHPKAKKPAMEKIANRIVISLVVVVISLSIGCSMGYLLWKNAYEHKAWYLRHLGVDFEDIIIGFFIQFNNIIPLALYVSLEIVRIGQMWWLNSDLEMYDKVSDTPAKCNTNTILENLGQIGYVFSDKTGTLTENVMKFRKMSIAGTTWLHEMDIVKEQEAQGLTQTETKGKGLNVMLEPTFENDNALTKTTTAVSVRSPNPRRSSSQWRSTGRPDHVQPEVTTEDLLEYIRLRPKAPFSRRAVQYLLAMALCHTCLPEIRDGEIEFQAASPDELALVKAAQELGFLVVQRSSQSVTLRISRGDGTELERTYQILDVIEFSSKRKRMSIIVRCPDERIWLITKGADSVILPRLRMAQLAIQKANEVRKSLEVEHEMQRRSEAREPRNSFGGRPSLTIRRSIHLARQNSVAGPSKRPITNRSKSFEVGRMSLSAPENRLRPQVTVRTASYDVPYEDAAAASVSDKFAFLDDPSVCDEGAIFTRCFKHIDDFATEGLRTLLFAQRFLSESEYNTWKKLYRDAETSLVDRQERIETAGELIEQTLDLIGATAIEDKLQKGVPETIERLRRANIKIWMLTGDKRETAINIAHSARLCRPTSDIYILDATKGNLEGQIMDIVDELNIRAETMPTAIPNHTVVVIDGHTLAALDQPETHGNAKELFYSLIPTIDSVICCRASPAQKALLVTAIRNHSHQPSTTKKKGFLAYLITPRRTPPLTLAIGDGANDLAMLSAAHVGVGISGREGLQAARVADYAVSQFRFLARLLLVHGRWNYARTSKFIVATFWKEMFFYLPTELYQRYTGYTGTSLYESWSLTVLNTLFTSLCVIVPGVWEQDLSAETLMAVPELYVWGQRDGGLNLRKYLGWMVAAVAQGVVVWWVCWGLYGGIAVKDNGLFAVGNLVFTVAIVWTNLKLLIIDTHHKTGIILGAFGITFAGWWIWQIFLASAYAPGVWPYAVRGGFFSSFGPDPAWWVALFAAVGLLTAVELGYKSTKRNMIISGLWRLGWRKWMQWETWKGLLALGRGGGARGAGPMWAWDEAGGEGRNVEEWDVELWQALEREQTVREALKGMARVGHECDGPEPEEISKEEEDNEKNRVEESSTMDSEGQHESAVVESLQISK; this comes from the exons ATGAGGAGCTTTACCAGGAGCACGGCCGACGAGGGAGGAGGCGCCAGTGTCGATAATGCTTCGTTCGAAAAGGGCCTCAGCATATTCAGTAAAACCGGCATCTTGGCCCCTTTGCGCAAGACCGGGACATCGGCAACAACGTTGACCAGGACTATCAAGGCCTCAACACAACAGCTGTATCGGAGATACGTCCTCGAGCTTATATTTCAAGAAAAAGAACTGCCACCTTCAAAACACGGCCGACATATTCCATTACGACCCCATCATGACAAACCCCTGATCGACGAACGGCGAGGGAGCGCATATATCCCAAACACGATTCGGACATCCCGCTACACCATCTACGATTTCATCCCGAAGCAGTTATTCTTCCAGTTCTCGCGCCTGGCCAACTTCTACTTCCTCTGCGTCGGTGTTCCTCAAACCATTCCGGGCGTCAGTACCACCGGAAACTTCACAACCATCATTCCCCTATTGTTCTTTGTATTTCTCACTATTGTCAAGGAGGGATACGATGACTGGAAACGCCATCGGCTCGACAAGGTGGAAAATGCAAGAAGCGCGACCGTCCTCCGGCCCACTGGCCACGTCGACAGCCGACAGGACTGGCGGACTGGGTTTGGATTACGAAGAACAAAGGATAAGGACACAGTGGCGGTTCAAGAGGTTATACCCGACTCGGAATATCAATGGCATGCCACGCAATGGAAGGATTTGAAAGTCGGCGATGTCATCAAGCTCTCCCGCGACGAGGATGTTCCCGCAGATATCGTGCTGCTGTACGCCGACGGCGAAAATTCCATGGCCTACATCGAGACGATGGCTCTAGACGGAGAGACGAATCTGAAGAATAAGCAAGTATCCAAGGCACTGCAGCGTTGCAACACCATACAAGGCATTGCCAATTGCCAGGCCGAGTTCGTGGTGGAGGATCCCAATCCGGATCTCTATCGGTTTGACGGAAGAGTAACCGTGGACGGTGAAACGTTGCCTTTGACTTTAAATGAAGTGGTGTACAGAGGCTGCACGCTACGCAACACAACATGCGCGATCGGTATGGTCATCAATACGGGAGAAGAGTGCAAACTCCGACGAAACGCCGACCGACACCCCAAGGCAAAGAAGCCGGCCATGGAGAAAATTGCCAACAGGATTGTCATCagccttgttgttgtggtcaTCTCCCTTTCCATCGGTTGTTCCATGGGCTATTTGCTCTGGAAAAATGCTTATGAGCATAAGGCATGGTACTTGAGGCACCTGGGAGTTGACTTTgaggatattattatcggATTTTTCATCCAGTTCAACAATATCATTCCTTTGGCGCTATATGTTAGCTTGGAGATTGTCAGAATCGGGCAGATGTGGTGGCTCAACTCCGATCTGGAGATGTACGACAAAGTATCCGACACGCCAGCCAAGTGCAACACCAACACTATTCTCGAAAATTTAGGGCAGATCGGTTACGTCTTTTCGGACAAGACAGGGACTTTGACTGAGAATGTCATGAAGTTCCGAAAGATGAGCATCGCCGGAACGACATGGTTGCATGAGATGGATATTGTGAAGGAGCAGGAAGCACAAGGGCTCACCCAAACGGAAACGAAGGGCAAAGGGCTCAACGTTATGTTGGAACCGACCTTTGAAAACGACAACGCATTGACAAAGACAACAACCGCTGTGTCAGTCCGTTCACCGAACCCGCGCCGGTCATCTTCACAATGGCGGTCGACTGGTCGGCCTGACCATGTCCAGCCAGAGGTCACGACTGAGGATCTACTTGAGTACATAAGGCTGCGCCCAAAGGCTCCGTTTTCGAGGAGGGCAGTTCAGTATCTTCTTGCTATGGCCCTCTGCCACACCTGCTTGCCAGAAATTAGAGACGGGGAGATTGAGTTCCAGGCCGCTTCACCCGATGAGCTTGCTCTTGTCAAGGCCGCTCAAGAGCTTGGGTTTCTCGTGGTCCAACGGTCCTCCCAGTCCGTCACGCTCCGTATATCGCGGGGTGATGGCACTGAGTTGGAGCGCACCTACCAAATCCTCGACGTGATAGAGTTCAGCAGCAAGCGAAAGCGCATGTCCATTATCGTGCGATGTCCCGATGAAAGGATATGGCTGATAACCAAGGGCGCCGACTCCGTCATTCTGCCACGGCTAAGGATGGCACAACTGGCAATACAAAAGGCTAACGAAGTCCGCAAGAGCTTGGAGGTTGAGCATGAAATGCAACGCAGGAGTGAGGCTCGAGAACCACGTAACAGTTTTGGCGGGCGGCCCAGCCTTACAATCCGCCGCAGCATCCACCTTGCCAGACAGAATAGCGTTGCTGGACCTAGCAAGCGCCCAATCACCAATCGTAGTAAGTCGTTTGAGGTGGGTAGAATGTCCCTGTCTGCACCAGAAAATCGCCTCAGGCCCCAGGTTACCGTTCGCACAGCATCCTATGATGTGCCTTATGAGGACGCTGCAGCGGCGTCAGTGTCAGACAAGTTTGCATTCCTTGACGATCCTTCCGTGTGCGATGAGGGTGCTATCTTCACTCGATGCTTCAAGCACATTGATGATTTCGCAACCGAGGGCCTTCGAACACTTCTGTTCGCCCAACGGTTCTTGTCCGAGTCTGAGTACAACACATGGAAGAAGCTTTACCGCGACGCAGAGACGAGTCTTGTCGATCGTCAAGAGCGCATCGAAACGGCAGGTGAATTGATCGAACAGACCCTGGACCTCATCGGTGCCACGGCAATCGAAGACAAACTTCAGAAAGGTGTCCCCGAGACAATCGAGCGTCTCCGCCGAGCTAACATCAAAATATGGATGCTCACTGGCGACAAGCGCGAAACGGCCATCAACATCGCCCACTCGGCTCGGCTTTGTCGTCCTACTTCTGACATATATATCCTCGACGCCACCAAAGGAAACTTGGAAGGTCAAATTATGGACATTGTCGACGAGCTAAACATCCGGGCCGAAACCATGCCTACTGCGATTCCCAATCACACCGTAGTAGTAATCGACGGCCACACGCTTGCGGCGCTGGATCAGCCGGAAACGCACGGGAATGCCAAAGAACTCTTTTACAGCCTCATCCCGACGATTGACTCGGTCATCTGCTGTCGTGCCTCCCCCGCCCAGAAAGCCTTGCTCGTCACCGCCATCCGTAACCACTCCCATCAACCGAGcaccaccaagaagaagggcttCCTCGCCTATCTGATCACACCTAGAcgaacaccaccactcactCTCGCCATCGGCGATGGTGCCAATGATCTGGCGATGCTCTCAGCTGCCCACGTCGGCGTAGGCATCTCGGGCCGGGAAGGTCTGCAAGCCGCGCGAGTTGCTGATTACGCCGTGTCACAGTTCCGCTTCCTCGCCCGCCTCCTGTTGGTACACGGAAGATGGAATTACGCCCGCACCTCCAAGTTCATTGTTGCCACGTTTTGGAAGGAGATGTTCTTCTATTTGCCCACCGAGCTGTACCAGCGCTACACAGGATATACAGGCACCAGTCTTTACGAATCGTGGAGTTTGACGGTGCTGAACACGCTTTTCACCAGTTTGTGCGTGATCGTCCCCGGAGTGTGGGAGCAGGACCTGAGCGCAGAAACGCTGATGGCCGTGCCAGAACTGTATGTCTGGGGCCAGAGGGACGGCGGGTTGAATCTGCGGAAGTATctgggatggatggtggcGGCTGTTGCACAAGGTGTGGTGGTCTGGTGGGTGTGTTGGGGTCTCTACGGTGGGATTGCGGTGAAGGACAATGGTCTGTTTGCTGTGGGCAATTTGGTCTTTACCGTCGCCATTGTCTGGACCAACTTGAAATTGCT catcatTGACACCCACCACAAGACCGGCATAATCCTTGGCGCATTCGGCATTACCTTTGCAGGCTGGTGGATCTGGCAGATCTTCCTCGCCAGCGCCTACGCCCCGGGTGTCTGGCCTTACGCAGTCCGCGGTGGGTTCTTTTCCTCGTTCGGCCCTGATCCAGCCTGGTGGGTTGCTCTTTTTGCGGCCGTCGGCCTGCTCACCGCTGTTGAACTCGGCTATAAATCCACCAAGCGGAACATGATCATTTCCGGACTATGGAGGCTGGGATGGAGGAAATGGATGCAGTGGGAGACATGGAAGGGACTCCTTGCACtcgggagaggaggaggagcgagGGGAGCAGGGCCCATGTGGGCTTGGGATGAAGCAGGTGGTGAGGGCAGGAACGTGGAGGAGTGGGACGTGGAACTTTGGCAGGCTCTGGAGCGGGAGCAAACCGTTAGAGAGGCCTTGAAGGGGATGGCTAGGGTTGGGCATGAGTGCGATGGGCCTGAACCTGAGGAAATAtcgaaggaagaggaggataatgaGAAGAACAGGGTTGAGGAGAGTTCGACGATGGACAGCGAGGGACAGCATGAGTCGGCAGTGGTGGAGAGTCTTCAGATCTCGAAATAG